In Streptomyces sp. SN-593, a single genomic region encodes these proteins:
- a CDS encoding N-acetylglucosamine kinase: protein MGDSRDPAGGPWVLGVDSGGSGVRVALAPAGPAGAAGGSPGPASAATPLAAASLAADDRPAVTGPRGIDAASLMERVHPLVERLTAAAGADRIAAACVGAAGMATLGDDLRDRLPDALAAAFGVRRLALAGDAVTAYAGALGLRPGVVVAAGTGMIALGASADGDGHEGAGAWRRADGWGHLLGDAGGGAWIGRAGLDAAMRAHDGRAGGSMALMAAARERFGPLDAMPAQLYPRPDRAAVLASFAPEVGRAAGDDPVAAGILRQAAAHILESAAAVRPGAGPVDVALAGGLFRMGEPLLGPLRAQAERLLPGAVLVPAAGGPLDGALLIARALRHGRLPLPADPRLLTLTDRPGP from the coding sequence GTGGGCGACTCTCGCGATCCCGCCGGCGGCCCGTGGGTGCTGGGTGTCGACTCCGGGGGCTCCGGCGTGCGGGTCGCCCTCGCGCCGGCCGGCCCGGCCGGCGCCGCCGGGGGCTCTCCGGGCCCCGCCTCCGCCGCTACCCCCCTCGCCGCCGCCTCCCTCGCCGCCGACGACCGCCCGGCCGTCACCGGTCCGCGCGGCATCGACGCGGCGAGCCTGATGGAGCGCGTGCACCCGCTCGTCGAGCGGCTGACGGCGGCCGCCGGGGCGGACCGGATCGCCGCGGCCTGCGTCGGCGCGGCCGGGATGGCCACGCTCGGCGACGACCTGCGCGACCGGCTGCCGGACGCGCTCGCCGCCGCCTTCGGGGTGCGGCGGCTCGCGCTGGCCGGCGACGCGGTGACGGCCTACGCGGGCGCGCTCGGCCTGCGCCCCGGCGTGGTCGTGGCGGCGGGCACCGGGATGATCGCGCTCGGCGCCTCCGCGGACGGCGACGGCCACGAGGGCGCCGGCGCCTGGCGCCGCGCGGACGGCTGGGGCCATCTGCTGGGCGATGCGGGCGGCGGCGCCTGGATCGGCCGTGCGGGCCTCGACGCGGCCATGCGCGCCCACGACGGGCGGGCCGGCGGCTCGATGGCCCTGATGGCCGCGGCCCGGGAGCGCTTCGGGCCGCTGGACGCGATGCCGGCGCAGCTCTACCCGCGGCCCGACCGCGCCGCGGTGCTCGCCTCGTTCGCACCCGAGGTGGGGCGCGCCGCCGGCGACGACCCGGTGGCCGCCGGAATCCTGCGGCAGGCCGCCGCGCACATCCTGGAGTCGGCCGCGGCCGTACGGCCCGGCGCCGGGCCGGTGGACGTGGCGCTGGCCGGCGGGCTGTTCCGGATGGGCGAGCCCCTGCTCGGCCCGCTGCGGGCGCAGGCGGAGCGGTTGCTGCCCGGCGCCGTCCTGGTGCCGGCTGCGGGCGGCCCGCTGGACGGCGCGCTGCTGATCGCGCGGGCCCTGCGGCACGGCCGGCTGCCGCTGCCCGCCGACCCGCGCCTGCTCACGCTGACGGACCGCCCGGGCCCGTGA
- a CDS encoding exosortase/archaeosortase family protein has product MPPAPPAAPPTPPVGGGGYGGWAGYGAPAGGFGPPGSGPGGYPPPPPAAPAVPRPPADALRAVAVGLLNLSGLGLGYAVMRRWLGLAVCLAATAVLLVVALPAKPDGVAGGVVAGYLAFLVLAAAHGAWRGLRTRLSWPPLAPVAAVLGLVLLAVPVGGVALYDNARDDATQKMLLDRLAAADSKVTAAKGKDFDSARPNYQAALDSYRDLRQHHSGSKAAGLVPARMRTFYSTVAAPYDQQQYCDAITPLKYLRTVPSSFGKDGLGSLDTWPDDRLATSLYACGVAGLEDTSQTDASGGDQSDLTELLSTFPDSPQAAKVEPAVSTTIDKAVKEIGGSDPCAATTRVTDLGSFASTLSDSAQGGAGAALVKDASRADGHVESGTYACGVHQYKSGDFEAAFTTMDDFTDTYPHDKNNALAGKFAIAAEIAQEESAAGKHVPTMASGGSIKLIVSNDSPDPVEILYTGKVTGSFTLKACGSCSDYSSESAAQGKACQAGGKHYPEKTVYLPAGTIYFLHKPSGDSSATAHADSETLRPGSYYTDCAYTVSSYGGF; this is encoded by the coding sequence GTGCCGCCGGCCCCTCCCGCGGCACCGCCCACCCCGCCCGTCGGCGGAGGCGGCTACGGCGGCTGGGCCGGCTACGGCGCCCCGGCGGGCGGCTTCGGCCCGCCCGGCAGCGGCCCCGGCGGCTACCCGCCGCCCCCGCCCGCGGCGCCCGCCGTGCCGAGGCCGCCCGCCGACGCCCTGCGGGCCGTCGCCGTGGGCCTGCTCAACCTCAGCGGCCTCGGGCTCGGTTACGCCGTCATGCGCCGCTGGCTGGGCCTGGCGGTCTGCCTGGCCGCCACCGCCGTCCTGCTGGTGGTCGCGCTGCCCGCGAAGCCGGACGGCGTCGCCGGGGGCGTCGTCGCCGGCTACCTGGCGTTCCTGGTGCTGGCCGCCGCGCACGGCGCGTGGCGCGGACTGCGCACCCGCCTGTCCTGGCCGCCGCTCGCGCCGGTCGCCGCCGTCCTCGGCCTGGTGCTGCTGGCCGTCCCCGTCGGCGGCGTGGCCCTCTACGACAACGCGCGCGACGACGCGACCCAGAAGATGCTGCTGGACCGCCTCGCCGCCGCCGACAGCAAGGTGACCGCCGCCAAGGGCAAGGACTTCGACTCCGCCCGGCCGAACTACCAGGCGGCGCTCGACTCCTACCGCGACCTCAGGCAGCACCACTCCGGCTCCAAGGCCGCCGGGCTCGTGCCCGCCCGCATGCGGACCTTCTACAGCACGGTCGCCGCGCCCTACGACCAGCAGCAGTACTGCGACGCCATCACGCCGCTGAAGTACCTGCGCACCGTGCCCAGCAGCTTCGGCAAGGACGGACTCGGCTCCCTCGACACCTGGCCCGACGACCGCCTGGCGACGTCGCTGTACGCGTGCGGGGTGGCCGGCCTGGAGGACACCTCCCAGACCGACGCCTCCGGCGGCGACCAGAGCGACCTCACCGAACTGCTCTCCACCTTCCCGGACTCGCCGCAGGCCGCGAAGGTCGAGCCGGCCGTCAGCACCACGATCGACAAGGCGGTCAAGGAGATCGGCGGCAGCGACCCCTGCGCCGCGACCACCCGGGTCACCGACCTGGGCTCCTTCGCCTCCACCCTGTCCGACTCGGCCCAGGGCGGTGCCGGTGCCGCCCTGGTCAAGGACGCCTCGCGGGCCGACGGCCACGTGGAGTCCGGGACGTACGCCTGCGGCGTGCACCAGTACAAGTCCGGTGACTTCGAAGCGGCGTTCACCACGATGGACGACTTCACGGACACGTACCCGCACGACAAGAACAACGCGCTGGCCGGGAAGTTCGCCATCGCCGCGGAGATCGCCCAGGAGGAGTCCGCCGCGGGCAAGCACGTCCCGACGATGGCCTCCGGCGGCAGCATCAAGCTGATCGTCAGCAACGACAGCCCCGATCCGGTGGAGATCCTGTACACCGGCAAGGTGACCGGCAGCTTCACCCTCAAGGCGTGCGGGAGTTGCAGCGACTACTCCAGCGAGTCCGCCGCGCAGGGCAAGGCGTGCCAGGCCGGCGGCAAGCACTACCCGGAGAAGACCGTCTACCTGCCGGCCGGCACCATCTACTTCCTGCACAAGCCGTCGGGTGACTCCTCCGCCACCGCCCACGCGGACTCCGAGACGCTGCGTCCGGGCAGTTACTACACGGACTGCGCCTACACCGTGTCGTCCTACGGCGGTTTCTGA
- a CDS encoding sirohydrochlorin chelatase, with protein sequence MSNATGPASGLPVRMPRPRQQGRHRRPEALSAPEGAPALVLAVPGTPTAAALSLAEEVVSIARSELSGLDPRIAFVDGEDGELGDFPSLRGVLDQVAVERPGEDTSAVVVPLLAGPEAAVLRRIRQAVVDSKAQVELTDVLGPHPLLAEALHVRLSEAGLARADRARLFTVATAADGIILATVGGEEAAQAAGVTGLLLAARLAVPVLAAALDVDGAIANTAEQLRSSGSSTLALAPCLIGPEIAPQLLHTAAAEAGCSGADALGPYPAVGKLVVTQYATALGIALQPAQQGGAQQQ encoded by the coding sequence ATGAGCAATGCCACAGGGCCCGCCTCCGGCCTCCCCGTTCGAATGCCGCGTCCGCGCCAGCAGGGACGACACCGCCGTCCGGAGGCGCTCAGCGCGCCCGAGGGCGCTCCGGCGCTGGTCCTCGCCGTGCCGGGCACCCCCACCGCCGCGGCGCTCAGCCTGGCCGAGGAGGTCGTGAGCATCGCGCGCTCGGAGCTGTCGGGGCTCGACCCGCGGATCGCCTTCGTGGACGGCGAGGACGGCGAGCTGGGCGACTTCCCGTCGCTGCGTGGCGTGCTGGACCAGGTGGCGGTCGAACGGCCCGGAGAGGACACCTCGGCGGTCGTGGTGCCGCTGCTGGCCGGCCCCGAGGCGGCGGTGCTGCGCCGGATCCGCCAGGCCGTGGTCGACAGCAAGGCGCAGGTGGAGCTGACCGACGTGCTCGGCCCGCACCCGCTGCTCGCCGAGGCGCTGCACGTGCGGCTGTCGGAGGCGGGCTTGGCCCGCGCCGACCGCGCGCGGCTCTTCACGGTCGCCACGGCGGCCGACGGCATCATCCTGGCCACCGTGGGCGGCGAGGAGGCGGCGCAGGCCGCCGGCGTGACCGGGCTGCTGCTGGCCGCGCGGCTGGCGGTGCCGGTGCTGGCCGCCGCCCTGGACGTGGACGGCGCGATCGCGAACACCGCGGAGCAGTTGCGCTCCTCGGGCTCCTCCACGCTGGCGCTGGCGCCGTGCCTGATCGGCCCGGAGATCGCCCCGCAGCTCCTGCACACCGCGGCCGCCGAGGCCGGCTGCTCGGGCGCCGACGCGCTGGGGCCGTACCCGGCGGTCGGCAAGCTCGTGGTCACGCAGTACGCGACCGCGCTGGGCATCGCGCTCCAGCCGGCACAGCAGGGCGGCGCGCAGCAGCAGTAG
- a CDS encoding DJ-1/PfpI family protein — MRIAVAVFDGFTSLDAVGPYEVLRMLPGVEVVFAAPTAAPVTDDAGWLTLVPSATLDATTTADVLLVPGGPGASRNLGNEALLDWIRRVHATTTWTTSVCTGSLLLGAAGLLDGLSATTHWSSVGALESFGATYTDRRVVEQPGGIITSAGVSSGIDMALRLAELIEGRVAAEAFQLAIEYDPQPPFDAGSYAKAPQAAKDYLAAR, encoded by the coding sequence GTGCGTATCGCCGTTGCCGTCTTCGACGGCTTCACCTCGCTCGACGCCGTCGGCCCCTACGAGGTGCTGCGGATGCTGCCCGGCGTCGAGGTGGTCTTCGCCGCGCCGACGGCCGCCCCGGTCACCGACGACGCCGGCTGGCTGACCCTGGTCCCGTCCGCGACGCTCGACGCCACGACGACCGCCGACGTCCTGCTCGTGCCCGGCGGCCCCGGCGCGTCGCGGAACCTGGGCAACGAGGCGCTGCTGGACTGGATCCGCCGGGTCCACGCCACCACCACCTGGACCACGTCGGTGTGCACCGGCTCGCTGCTGCTGGGCGCCGCCGGGTTGCTGGACGGGCTGAGCGCCACCACGCACTGGAGCTCGGTCGGCGCGCTGGAGTCCTTCGGCGCCACCTACACCGACCGGCGGGTGGTGGAGCAGCCCGGGGGGATCATCACCTCGGCGGGCGTGTCGTCCGGCATCGACATGGCGCTGCGGCTCGCCGAGCTCATCGAGGGCCGGGTCGCCGCGGAGGCGTTCCAACTCGCCATCGAGTACGACCCGCAGCCGCCCTTCGACGCGGGGTCGTACGCCAAGGCGCCGCAGGCGGCGAAGGACTACCTGGCGGCGCGCTGA
- a CDS encoding lactonase family protein, giving the protein MAGHAYIGSFTSAGGRGITAAEVDPGTGALTALGHTAEVRNPSFLTASADGGTLYAVGETEPEGTAAAFSLADPAVPKLLGEPVPVRGGSPTHLALHRGHLVTANYAATGSVSVLGVEEGGALGAVRCVLEHEGDGPNRDRQEAPHAHAVLTDPSGRWLLSVDLGTDSVRVCELDPASGELEVERELGLRSGIGPRHLAFHPRGGHAYVMNELDSVVTVCRWDADKGSLRPLAETRVLPESAKGDNYPSELVVAPDGRFAWAANRGHDSIAVLRLDESGEQLELLDTVACGGSWPRHLTLDPSGTRLYVANERSGDVTWFDVDQATGVPARAGALELPAASCVLFV; this is encoded by the coding sequence GTGGCCGGACATGCGTACATCGGGTCGTTCACGTCGGCGGGCGGGCGCGGAATCACCGCCGCCGAGGTCGATCCGGGCACGGGCGCGCTCACCGCGCTCGGCCACACCGCCGAGGTGCGGAACCCGTCCTTCCTGACCGCGTCGGCCGACGGCGGCACCCTCTACGCGGTCGGCGAGACCGAGCCCGAGGGCACGGCCGCGGCGTTCTCGCTCGCCGACCCGGCGGTGCCCAAGCTGCTCGGCGAGCCCGTGCCGGTGCGCGGCGGCTCCCCGACGCACCTGGCGCTGCACCGCGGCCACCTGGTCACCGCCAACTACGCGGCCACCGGCAGCGTGAGCGTGCTCGGCGTCGAGGAGGGCGGCGCGCTCGGCGCGGTGCGCTGCGTCCTGGAGCACGAGGGCGACGGGCCGAACCGCGACCGGCAGGAGGCCCCGCACGCGCACGCGGTGCTGACCGACCCCAGTGGCCGCTGGCTGCTCAGCGTGGACCTCGGCACCGACTCGGTACGGGTCTGCGAACTGGACCCGGCCTCGGGCGAGTTGGAGGTCGAGCGCGAACTCGGCCTGCGCTCCGGCATCGGCCCGCGCCACCTCGCCTTCCACCCCCGCGGCGGCCACGCGTACGTGATGAACGAGCTGGACTCGGTCGTCACCGTCTGCCGCTGGGACGCCGACAAGGGCAGCCTGCGGCCGCTGGCCGAGACGCGGGTGCTGCCCGAGAGCGCGAAGGGCGACAACTACCCCTCGGAACTGGTGGTCGCGCCCGACGGCCGCTTCGCCTGGGCCGCCAACCGCGGCCACGACAGCATCGCGGTGCTCCGCCTCGACGAGAGCGGCGAGCAGCTCGAACTCCTCGACACCGTCGCCTGCGGCGGCTCCTGGCCGCGCCACCTGACCCTGGACCCCTCCGGAACCCGCCTGTACGTCGCCAACGAGCGCTCCGGCGACGTGACCTGGTTCGACGTCGACCAGGCCACGGGTGTGCCCGCGCGGGCCGGGGCACTGGAACTGCCCGCCGCGTCCTGCGTGCTCTTCGTCTGA
- a CDS encoding uracil-DNA glycosylase, translating to MTARPLDEIVEAGWAKALEPVADRIAAMGDFLRAEIAAGRTYLPSGANVLRAFQQPFDEVKVLIVGQDPYPTPGHAVGLSFSVAPDVRPLPGSLENIFREMHGDIGAPRPSNGDLTPWTRQGVLLLNRALTTAPRRPAAHRDKGWEQVTEQAIRALAARGRPLVSILWGRDARNARPLLGPLPVIESAHPSPMSADRGFFGSRPFSRANDLLVQQGAQPVNWQLP from the coding sequence GTGACTGCGCGACCGTTGGACGAGATTGTCGAGGCGGGCTGGGCGAAGGCGCTCGAACCCGTGGCGGACCGGATCGCGGCGATGGGGGACTTCCTCCGCGCCGAGATCGCCGCGGGCCGTACCTACCTGCCGTCGGGGGCCAACGTGCTGCGCGCGTTCCAGCAGCCCTTCGACGAGGTGAAGGTGCTGATCGTCGGCCAGGACCCGTATCCGACGCCCGGGCACGCGGTCGGGCTGAGCTTCTCGGTCGCGCCGGACGTGCGGCCGCTGCCGGGCAGCCTGGAGAACATCTTCCGCGAGATGCACGGCGACATCGGCGCGCCCCGGCCGTCCAACGGCGACCTGACGCCCTGGACGCGGCAGGGCGTGCTGCTGCTCAACAGGGCGCTGACCACCGCCCCGCGCCGCCCGGCCGCACACCGCGACAAGGGCTGGGAGCAGGTCACGGAGCAGGCCATCCGAGCACTGGCCGCGCGCGGCCGCCCGCTGGTGTCGATCCTGTGGGGCCGGGACGCCCGCAACGCGCGACCGCTGCTCGGCCCGCTGCCGGTGATCGAGTCCGCGCACCCCTCGCCGATGTCCGCGGACCGCGGCTTCTTCGGCTCGCGCCCCTTCAGCCGGGCCAACGACCTGCTCGTCCAGCAGGGCGCCCAACCGGTGAACTGGCAACTGCCCTGA
- a CDS encoding GlxA family transcriptional regulator has product MTSRRIVFAVFPDFQILDLTGPHEVFTNAGRMAAASAAGAVRGGDAEGQAEEERADGEAGRTGIEVVAPGPGPVESSGGLVVTPNRTFAQAGGAMDTLIAVGGPGVRRACRDREFVAWFAAAARSARRVASVCTGAFLLAEAGLLDGRRAVTHWSMCAALAERYPAVTVDPDPIFVRDGDVWTSAGVTAGIDLALAMVEADHGPEVARTIARHLVMFVQRPGGQAQFSTQLAAQRPDRSTLREVLDWIADHLGEDLAVPSLAARAGMSERHFTRVFRAETGRTPASYVEGSRVEAARRLLESTDTTIDAVARRCGFGTVETLHRSFKRRVRVTPGEYRRHFAAPAPAAPPAARPPPAARPPSAAGSVHVSVPRDVPVRPS; this is encoded by the coding sequence GTGACCAGCCGCCGGATCGTCTTCGCCGTCTTCCCGGACTTTCAGATCCTGGACCTCACCGGGCCGCACGAGGTGTTCACGAACGCCGGACGGATGGCGGCGGCGTCGGCCGCGGGCGCCGTCCGGGGCGGGGACGCGGAAGGGCAGGCGGAGGAAGAGCGCGCCGACGGGGAGGCGGGACGTACCGGGATCGAGGTCGTGGCCCCCGGGCCCGGCCCCGTCGAGTCCAGCGGAGGGCTCGTGGTGACGCCGAACCGGACCTTCGCGCAGGCCGGCGGCGCGATGGACACCCTGATCGCCGTCGGGGGCCCCGGGGTCCGGCGCGCCTGCCGGGACCGGGAGTTCGTCGCGTGGTTCGCGGCGGCCGCACGCTCCGCCCGGCGCGTCGCGTCCGTGTGCACCGGCGCGTTCCTGCTGGCCGAGGCCGGGCTCCTCGACGGGCGGCGTGCCGTCACCCACTGGTCGATGTGCGCCGCGCTCGCCGAGCGCTACCCGGCCGTCACGGTGGACCCCGACCCGATCTTCGTGCGCGACGGCGACGTGTGGACCTCCGCCGGGGTCACGGCGGGCATCGACCTCGCCCTCGCGATGGTCGAGGCGGACCACGGCCCCGAGGTGGCCAGGACGATCGCGCGCCATCTGGTGATGTTCGTGCAGCGCCCGGGCGGACAGGCCCAGTTCAGCACCCAGCTCGCCGCACAGCGGCCGGACCGGTCCACGCTGCGGGAGGTCCTCGACTGGATCGCCGACCACCTGGGCGAGGACCTGGCCGTCCCCTCGCTCGCCGCCCGCGCCGGGATGAGCGAGCGCCACTTCACCCGCGTCTTCCGCGCGGAGACGGGCCGCACCCCGGCCTCCTACGTCGAGGGCAGCCGCGTCGAGGCGGCGCGCCGCCTGCTGGAGTCCACGGACACCACGATCGACGCGGTGGCGCGCCGCTGCGGCTTCGGCACCGTGGAGACGCTGCACCGCAGCTTCAAGCGACGGGTCCGGGTCACCCCGGGTGAGTACCGGCGGCACTTCGCCGCGCCCGCGCCCGCGGCCCCGCCCGCCGCCCGACCCCCGCCCGCCGCCCGACCCCCGTCCGCGGCCGGGTCCGTCCACGTGTCCGTGCCCCGGGACGTTCCCGTCCGGCCCTCCTGA
- a CDS encoding TetR/AcrR family transcriptional regulator, giving the protein MSPRSASVNEAMRQRSRERLLQATVELVEERGYEATTLADITKRAGSARGLVSYYYSGKRALVQSAVHRLMNQELAAGLEAAPEPADGDEVMARAIDAILGLTVTHTKLMRIHMSQILADEGFIQCPEQQRLAALLEQTVVRWGSEAAREEYRLLRALLMGATVALLLPGAPMPLARLRSELFQRYGLDWRLGVPPCPRDPRETDRAGAPGAVRNV; this is encoded by the coding sequence ATGTCCCCTCGCAGCGCATCGGTCAATGAAGCGATGCGTCAACGTTCGCGCGAACGCCTCCTCCAGGCGACCGTCGAGCTGGTCGAGGAGCGCGGCTACGAGGCCACCACGCTGGCCGACATCACCAAACGGGCCGGCTCCGCACGCGGCCTGGTGTCGTACTACTACTCGGGCAAGCGCGCGCTGGTGCAGTCCGCGGTGCACCGGCTGATGAACCAGGAGCTGGCGGCGGGCCTGGAGGCCGCGCCCGAGCCGGCGGACGGCGACGAGGTGATGGCGCGGGCGATCGACGCGATCCTCGGCCTGACCGTCACGCACACCAAGCTGATGCGCATCCACATGTCCCAGATCCTGGCCGACGAGGGCTTCATCCAGTGCCCGGAGCAGCAGCGGCTGGCGGCGCTGCTGGAGCAGACGGTGGTGCGGTGGGGGTCGGAGGCGGCGCGGGAGGAGTACCGGCTGCTGCGCGCGCTGCTGATGGGCGCGACGGTGGCACTGCTGCTGCCCGGCGCCCCGATGCCGTTGGCCCGGCTGCGGTCGGAGCTGTTCCAGCGGTACGGCCTGGACTGGCGGCTGGGCGTGCCGCCCTGTCCGCGGGACCCGCGGGAGACGGACCGGGCCGGCGCGCCGGGGGCCGTGCGGAACGTCTGA
- a CDS encoding phospholipid scramblase-related protein has product MTTHSDTPAGWYADPQGTPNLLRYWDGAQWTEHTNPGQVPGQAQVPGGQKPSQEGGGSAWELDVSRSPDPSRIQHQVQGQAGVMAPGYGGGTLFTEPVLVVNQKAKLIELVNEYTVFDQNGRTLGSVVEVGQSTAKKVLRFVSSVDQFLTHKLEVRDAQGQPHLVLTRPAKLIKSKVLVHRANGEPLGEIVQQNAFGKIKFGFMYNGQQIGAIKAENWRAWNFAIVDHTDTEIGRITKTWEGLAKTMFTTADNYVLQIHRQLADPLLSMVVASALTVDTALKQDSRGLG; this is encoded by the coding sequence GTGACGACGCATTCCGACACCCCGGCCGGCTGGTACGCCGACCCGCAGGGCACTCCGAATCTGCTCCGGTACTGGGACGGCGCCCAGTGGACCGAGCACACCAACCCCGGCCAGGTCCCGGGCCAGGCCCAGGTCCCCGGCGGGCAGAAGCCCTCGCAGGAGGGCGGCGGCAGTGCGTGGGAGCTGGACGTCAGCCGTTCGCCCGACCCCTCGCGCATCCAGCACCAGGTGCAGGGCCAGGCCGGCGTCATGGCACCCGGCTACGGCGGGGGCACCCTGTTCACCGAGCCGGTGCTCGTGGTGAACCAGAAGGCCAAGCTGATCGAACTGGTCAACGAGTACACCGTCTTCGACCAGAACGGCCGGACCCTCGGCTCGGTGGTGGAGGTCGGCCAGAGCACCGCGAAGAAGGTGCTGCGGTTCGTCTCCAGCGTGGACCAGTTCCTCACCCACAAGCTGGAGGTGCGCGACGCGCAGGGGCAGCCGCACCTCGTGCTCACCCGCCCGGCGAAGCTGATCAAGTCCAAGGTGCTGGTGCACCGGGCGAACGGCGAGCCGCTGGGCGAGATCGTCCAGCAGAACGCGTTCGGCAAGATCAAGTTCGGCTTCATGTACAACGGCCAGCAGATAGGCGCGATCAAGGCCGAGAACTGGCGGGCCTGGAACTTCGCCATCGTGGACCACACCGACACCGAGATCGGCCGGATCACCAAGACCTGGGAGGGGCTGGCCAAGACGATGTTCACCACCGCCGACAACTACGTCCTCCAGATCCACCGGCAGCTCGCGGACCCGCTGCTGAGCATGGTCGTGGCGTCCGCGCTCACCGTGGACACCGCGCTCAAGCAGGATTCGCGCGGGCTCGGCTGA